The following coding sequences lie in one Sorghum bicolor cultivar BTx623 chromosome 6, Sorghum_bicolor_NCBIv3, whole genome shotgun sequence genomic window:
- the LOC8069468 gene encoding protein DETOXIFICATION 16, translating into MMPSMDEPLLGNGVLKTNGVRESLVVAEVRKQLYLAGPLIAAWILQNIVQMISVMFVGHLGELALSSASIATSFAGVTGFSLLSGMASSLDTLCGQSFGAKQYYLLGIYKQRAILVLTLVSLVVAIIWSYTGQILLLFGQDPEIAAGAGSYIRWMIPALFVYGPLQCHVRFLQTQNIVLPVMLSSGATALNHLLVCWLLVYKIGMGNKGAALANAISYLTNVSILAIYVRLAPACRNTWRGFSKEAFHDIPSFLRLGVPSALMVCLEWWSFELLVLLSGLLPNPKLETSVLSISLNTGSLAFMIPFGLSAAISTRVSNELGAGRPHAAHLSTRVVMVLAIVVGILIGLAMILVRNLWGYAYSNEEEVVKYISKMMPILAVSFLFDCVQCVLSGVARGCGWQKIGACVNLGAYYLIGIPAAFCFAFLYHLGGMGLWLGIICALAIQMLLLLTITLCSNWEKEALKAKDRVYSSSLPVDMMT; encoded by the exons ATGATGCCAAGCATGGATGAACCCCTTCTTGGCAATGGTGTTCTTAAGACCAACGGGGTGAGAGAGAGCCTGGTAGTGGCTGAGGTCAGAAAACAGCTGTACCTTGCTGGGCCACTCATCGCTGCATGGATCCTACAGAACATTGTCCAGATGATATCTGTCATGTTTGTTGGTCACCTTGGTGAGCTTGCCCTCTCCAGTGCCTCCATCGCCACCTCCTTTGCAGGCGTTACTGGCTTCAGCTTATTG TCTGGCATGGCGAGCAGCTTGGACACACTGTGTGGGCAATCGTTCGGGGCAAAGCAGTACTATCTTCTTGGCATCTACAAGCAGAGGGCCATCCTTGTGCTCACTCTAGTGAGCCTTGTAGTTGCAATTATCTGGTCATACACTGGCCAGATCCTTCTACTATTTGGTCAGGATCCAGAGATTGCAGCTGGGGCAGGGAGCTATATCCGGTGGATGATTCCGGCGCTATTCGTGTATGGTCCACTACAGTGCCATGTCCGGTTCCTGCAAACGCAGAACATAGTCCTCCCGGTGATGCTGAGCTCAGGTGCCACGGCACTGAACCATCTGCTGGTGTGCTGGCTGCTGGTGTACAAGATTGGTATGGGCAACAAGGGTGCTGCCTTGGCCAATGCCATCTCATACTTAACCAATGTCTCAATCCTGGCAATTTACGTCAGGCTTGCACCAGCCTGTAGAAACACCTGGAGAGGGTTCTCAAAGGAGGCTTTTCATGACATACCTAGCTTCTTGAGGCTTGGTGTTCCATCTGCGCTGATGGTTTG CTTGGAGTGGTGGTCATTTGAGCTCCTGGTACTTCTTTCTGGACTTCTCCCAAATCCAAAGCTTGAGACATCAGTTTTGTCCATTTC CTTAAACACAGGCTCCTTAGCGTTTATGATCCCTTTTGGGCTTAGCGCAGCCATAAG CACCCGTGTTTCAAATGAACTTGGTGCTGGACGACCCCATGCGGCCCATCTGTCTACCCGTGTGGTCATGGTCCTGGCTATTGTGGTTGGCATATTAATCGGACTAGCTATGATTTTGGTGCGCAATTTATGGGGATATGCATACAGTaatgaggaggaggtggtgaaaTACATCTCCAAAATGATGCCGATCCTAGCTGTGTCATTCTTGTTTGATTGTGTGCAGTGTGTTCTTTCAG GTGTTGCTAGGGGCTGTGGGTGGCAAAAGATTGGTGCTTGTGTTAATCTTGGTGCATACTACCTTATAGGAATTCCAGCTGCCTTCTGTTTCGCCTTTCTGTACCATCTAGGTGGAATG GGACTTTGGCTGGGAATAATCTGCGCACTCGCCATACAGATGCTATTGCTTCTCACAATTACTTTGTGCAGCAACTGGGAGAAAGAA GCTTTGAAGGCAAAGGACAGAGTGTATAGTTCATCCTTACCAGTTGACATGATGACATGA